Proteins from one Mycobacterium adipatum genomic window:
- a CDS encoding LLM class flavin-dependent oxidoreductase codes for MKISLFYEFPLPRPWSEDDEHQLFQHGLDEVEAADKAGFSTVWLTEHHFLEEYCHSTAPEMFLAAASQRTKDIRLGFGVMHLPPPINHPARIAERVATLDHLSGGRVEFGTGEGSSVAELGGFDIDPADKRTMWEEALEVSIRCMTEAPFTGFKGEHVEMPARNVIPKPLQSPHPPVWVACTRPSSVQMAAQKAIGALSFAYTGPEALKDRVDGYYKEFEEAGAPVTPAVNPNILAIGGDLSMMVAKTDDEALKRLGTGGGFFSFGIMHYYLTGMHTPGRTGVWDLYQDAVKEDPTLAYGPGRGAIGSPDTVREFLRGYEASGVDEIILLLNPRSHEGTMESIEIMGREILPEFIERDAKAVADKAKRLAPVIEKVEGRRQPSNAPMFDETYSFGGLPTGRGGKFTAGEIPEAMAEINEGRVKAAQLEKEQREAAR; via the coding sequence ATGAAGATCTCGCTGTTCTACGAATTCCCGTTGCCGCGGCCGTGGTCGGAGGACGACGAGCACCAGCTGTTCCAGCACGGGCTGGACGAGGTCGAGGCAGCCGACAAGGCCGGGTTCTCCACGGTGTGGTTGACCGAGCACCACTTCCTGGAGGAGTACTGCCACTCGACCGCGCCGGAGATGTTCCTGGCCGCGGCAAGCCAGCGCACCAAGGACATCCGGCTCGGCTTCGGCGTGATGCACCTGCCCCCGCCGATCAACCACCCCGCACGCATCGCGGAACGGGTGGCCACCCTGGACCACCTGTCAGGAGGCCGCGTCGAATTCGGCACGGGTGAGGGCTCCTCGGTCGCCGAGCTCGGTGGATTCGATATCGATCCGGCCGACAAGCGCACCATGTGGGAGGAGGCCCTGGAGGTCTCCATCCGCTGCATGACGGAGGCGCCGTTCACCGGTTTCAAGGGCGAGCACGTCGAGATGCCGGCCCGCAATGTCATCCCCAAGCCGCTGCAGTCACCGCACCCGCCGGTCTGGGTGGCCTGCACCCGACCGTCCTCGGTGCAGATGGCCGCCCAGAAGGCGATCGGGGCTTTGAGTTTCGCCTACACCGGCCCGGAGGCCCTGAAGGACCGGGTCGATGGCTACTACAAGGAGTTCGAGGAGGCCGGCGCCCCGGTCACCCCGGCGGTCAACCCCAACATCCTGGCCATCGGCGGCGATCTGTCGATGATGGTGGCCAAGACCGATGACGAGGCACTCAAGCGGCTCGGAACCGGCGGCGGGTTCTTCTCGTTCGGCATCATGCACTATTACCTGACCGGAATGCACACCCCCGGCCGCACCGGGGTGTGGGACCTCTACCAGGACGCGGTCAAGGAGGATCCGACGCTGGCCTACGGCCCGGGTCGCGGGGCCATCGGTTCTCCGGACACGGTGCGCGAGTTCCTGCGCGGTTACGAGGCCAGCGGCGTCGACGAGATCATTCTGCTGCTCAACCCCCGCAGCCACGAGGGCACCATGGAATCGATCGAGATCATGGGCAGGGAGATCCTGCCTGAGTTCATCGAGCGGGATGCAAAGGCCGTGGCGGACAAGGCCAAGCGACTGGCCCCGGTGATCGAGAAGGTGGAGGGCCGCAGGCAGCCCTCGAACGCGCCGATGTTCGACGAGACGTACTCCTTCGGTGGTCTGCCCACCGGCCGCGGTGGCAAGTTCACCGCCGGTGAGATCCCCGAAGCGATGGCCGAAATCAACGAGGGCCGGGTCAAGGCCGCCCAGCTGGAGAAGGAACAGCGCGAGGCGGCGCGATAG
- a CDS encoding M24 family metallopeptidase, which yields MTAATVSGVTQIARTGYSRLDIPDEPDLDRMRREVSARLQAAMADHGVDVLVLLGNSNVIYATGISWPLADAGLSHIERPVAVVVAGDEHPHLFLPFREGSASESGLPADHLNGPVYLEFEEGVGDFARILGRLLPAGATIAVDELTGAMRRAGSALFPTEPVDAAPVIGAAKLVKTIDQISCIRRACQITEQAVAEIQKSLVPGVRQIDLSAEFVRRTFELGATTNMFDSIWQVMPTSKAAGTWTTTGDLALPLLTTEREVAEGDVLWTDVSIAYRGYCSDHGRTWIVGQDPTPAQQAQFDKWRTIVDAVLSVTKAGASCGDLGRAATAAAGGQKPWLPHFYLGHGIGTSAAEMPMIGTDLGQEWDDNFVFPAGMLLVFEPVVWEDGTGGYRGEEIVVVTDDGWMPLTAYPYDPYEVSNGN from the coding sequence ATGACGGCGGCGACAGTGTCCGGGGTCACTCAGATCGCCCGCACCGGGTACAGCCGGCTGGACATCCCGGACGAACCCGACCTGGACCGGATGCGCCGTGAGGTCTCGGCGCGCTTGCAGGCGGCGATGGCCGATCACGGCGTCGATGTCCTGGTGCTGTTGGGCAACAGCAACGTCATTTACGCGACGGGGATCAGCTGGCCGCTGGCCGACGCCGGGTTGTCGCATATCGAGCGGCCGGTCGCGGTCGTGGTGGCCGGCGACGAGCATCCGCATCTGTTCCTCCCGTTCCGCGAGGGGTCTGCCAGTGAGTCCGGCCTGCCCGCCGATCACCTCAACGGGCCGGTGTATCTCGAGTTCGAGGAGGGCGTCGGGGATTTCGCCCGGATTCTCGGCCGGTTGCTCCCGGCCGGTGCCACCATCGCGGTCGACGAGCTGACCGGCGCGATGCGCCGGGCCGGCAGCGCACTGTTCCCCACCGAGCCGGTGGATGCCGCGCCGGTGATCGGCGCGGCCAAACTGGTCAAGACCATTGACCAGATCTCCTGTATCCGCCGGGCCTGCCAGATCACCGAGCAGGCTGTCGCCGAGATCCAGAAATCACTGGTGCCGGGCGTGCGCCAGATCGACCTGTCCGCCGAATTCGTGCGTCGCACCTTCGAACTCGGCGCGACGACGAACATGTTCGATTCCATCTGGCAGGTCATGCCGACCTCCAAGGCGGCCGGCACCTGGACCACCACCGGCGATCTCGCCCTGCCACTGCTGACCACCGAGCGTGAAGTCGCCGAGGGTGACGTGTTGTGGACCGACGTCTCCATCGCCTACCGCGGATACTGCTCCGACCACGGTCGCACCTGGATCGTCGGTCAGGATCCGACCCCGGCGCAGCAGGCGCAGTTCGACAAGTGGCGCACGATCGTCGACGCCGTCCTGTCGGTGACCAAGGCCGGTGCCAGCTGCGGTGACCTCGGACGCGCCGCCACCGCGGCCGCCGGCGGGCAGAAGCCCTGGCTGCCGCACTTCTATCTGGGTCACGGGATCGGGACCAGCGCCGCCGAGATGCCGATGATCGGCACCGATCTCGGCCAGGAGTGGGATGACAATTTCGTCTTCCCCGCCGGGATGCTGCTGGTGTTCGAGCCGGTGGTCTGGGAGGACGGCACCGGCGGCTACCGCGGTGAGGAAATCGTGGTGGTCACCGACGACGGCTGGATGCCGCTGACCGCGTATCCGTACGACCCCTACGAGGTGTCCAATGGGAACTGA
- a CDS encoding cyclase family protein, translating to MKDFRRVADDVRNWGRWGDDDELGTLNLITDDKVAEAASLVKRGRVISLGGDFGSNGPQGAFKFRINPIHVMTVDGGDAETLVKYAPEWARKSVAQELSSFFVDNPFRFNDDMITMSLQAATQWDALSHVYYEDKLYNGFPADSVTSFGAYRCGIEKVDGKGIVSRGVLLDVVAHRGEEVFCEPGRPITPAELDDIAAKQGVRIGRGDIVVVHTGWWTRFLSTGDGHEAGSGLHWTCASWLHDHEVAAVASDNLMVEDPDPANGVEGTFLPMHMICLRDMGLMLGEYWDLTGLAADCAADGVYEFQLIAPPLKVVGAVGAPVSPIAIK from the coding sequence ATGAAGGATTTTCGGCGGGTCGCCGACGACGTGCGCAACTGGGGCCGCTGGGGCGACGACGACGAACTCGGCACCCTCAATCTGATCACCGACGACAAGGTTGCGGAGGCCGCGTCGTTGGTCAAGCGCGGCAGGGTTATCTCGTTGGGCGGCGACTTCGGGTCCAACGGGCCGCAGGGGGCCTTCAAATTCCGCATCAACCCCATCCACGTCATGACGGTCGACGGTGGCGACGCCGAGACCCTGGTCAAGTATGCGCCGGAATGGGCGCGCAAATCCGTTGCTCAGGAGCTCAGTTCGTTCTTTGTCGACAACCCGTTCCGGTTCAACGACGACATGATCACCATGTCACTGCAGGCGGCAACGCAGTGGGATGCACTGTCGCATGTGTACTACGAGGACAAGCTCTACAACGGCTTCCCAGCCGATTCGGTCACCAGCTTCGGCGCCTACCGCTGCGGCATCGAGAAGGTGGACGGTAAGGGCATCGTGTCTCGCGGCGTGTTGCTCGACGTCGTGGCCCACCGCGGGGAGGAGGTCTTCTGCGAGCCCGGGCGGCCGATCACACCTGCCGAGCTCGACGACATCGCCGCGAAGCAGGGTGTTCGGATCGGGCGCGGCGACATCGTCGTCGTGCACACCGGGTGGTGGACGCGTTTCCTGTCCACCGGCGACGGGCACGAGGCCGGCTCCGGTTTGCACTGGACCTGCGCATCGTGGCTGCATGACCACGAGGTGGCTGCCGTTGCCTCTGACAATCTGATGGTGGAGGATCCCGACCCGGCGAACGGCGTGGAGGGGACCTTCCTGCCGATGCACATGATCTGTCTGCGCGACATGGGGCTGATGTTGGGCGAATACTGGGATTTGACCGGCCTGGCCGCGGACTGCGCCGCCGATGGTGTCTACGAGTTTCAACTCATCGCGCCACCGCTGAAGGTTGTCGGCGCGGTCGGTGCCCCGGTCAGTCCGATCGCGATCAAATGA
- a CDS encoding ferredoxin, with protein sequence MKVTVDQDKCVSSGQCVLNAMDLFDQRDEDGVVELLDAEPGPDQYDNARAAAAACPALAIDIQD encoded by the coding sequence GTGAAAGTAACGGTGGATCAAGACAAGTGCGTGTCGTCAGGTCAATGCGTGCTGAACGCCATGGACCTGTTCGACCAGCGCGACGAGGACGGAGTCGTCGAACTGCTCGACGCGGAGCCCGGCCCGGACCAGTACGACAATGCCCGCGCCGCCGCCGCGGCCTGCCCAGCCCTAGCCATCGACATCCAAGACTGA
- a CDS encoding cytochrome P450: protein MSDTLTETDTPEYPMEREASCPFSPPRQMLGNPKGLSRVRIWNGDTPWLITGHEEAKALFADARISVDDRRVGFPHWNEHMAATVDKRPRSVFTADAEEHTRFRRMLSKPFTFRRVEGLRPVIQKITDQCIDEILEGPQPADIVDKLALPVPTVVISEMLGVPYEDHEFFQEHANAGLARYAAADAMQKGAMSLHQYLINLIEKKQAEPAEDAVSDLAERVTAGEISVKEAAQLGTGLLIAGHETTANVIGIGVLALLENPEQADFLRNADDPKVIANAVEELMRYLSIIQNGQRRVAIEDIDISGETIRAGEGVIIDLAPANWDPKAYPEPDKLDLTRNASQQLGFGYGRHQCVGQQLARAELQIVFHTLLRRIPTMRLAIPFASVPFKHDRLAYGVYELPVTW from the coding sequence ATGTCTGACACGCTGACCGAAACCGACACCCCGGAATATCCCATGGAGCGGGAGGCCTCTTGCCCGTTTTCGCCGCCGCGGCAGATGCTGGGCAACCCCAAAGGGCTTTCCCGGGTGCGTATCTGGAACGGCGACACACCGTGGTTGATCACCGGTCACGAAGAGGCCAAGGCGTTGTTCGCCGACGCGCGGATCAGCGTCGATGACCGACGCGTCGGGTTTCCGCACTGGAACGAGCATATGGCGGCCACCGTGGACAAACGCCCACGTTCGGTGTTCACCGCCGACGCCGAGGAACACACCCGGTTTCGTCGGATGCTGTCCAAGCCGTTCACCTTCCGCCGCGTCGAGGGCCTCCGGCCGGTGATCCAGAAGATCACCGACCAATGCATCGACGAGATCCTGGAAGGGCCGCAGCCCGCCGATATCGTCGACAAGCTCGCGCTCCCGGTGCCGACGGTCGTGATCAGCGAAATGCTCGGTGTCCCTTACGAAGACCACGAGTTCTTCCAGGAGCACGCCAACGCCGGGCTGGCCCGTTACGCCGCGGCGGACGCGATGCAGAAGGGTGCGATGAGCCTGCACCAGTATCTGATCAACCTGATCGAGAAGAAACAGGCCGAACCGGCCGAGGATGCGGTGTCCGACCTGGCCGAGCGGGTGACCGCCGGCGAGATCAGCGTCAAGGAGGCCGCGCAGCTGGGGACCGGTCTGCTCATCGCCGGGCACGAGACCACGGCCAACGTGATCGGCATCGGTGTGCTGGCGCTGCTGGAGAATCCCGAGCAGGCCGATTTCCTGCGTAATGCCGACGATCCCAAGGTGATCGCCAACGCCGTCGAGGAATTGATGCGCTACCTGTCGATCATCCAGAACGGACAGCGCCGCGTCGCCATCGAGGACATCGACATCAGCGGTGAGACCATTCGGGCCGGTGAGGGTGTGATCATCGACTTGGCTCCGGCCAACTGGGACCCGAAGGCCTACCCCGAGCCCGACAAGCTCGACCTCACCCGCAACGCAAGCCAGCAACTCGGCTTCGGTTACGGCCGGCACCAATGCGTCGGACAGCAGCTCGCGCGCGCCGAACTGCAGATCGTGTTCCACACGCTGCTGCGCCGCATTCCGACCATGCGCCTGGCGATTCCATTTGCTTCGGTGCCGTTCAAGCACGACCGTCTCGCCTATGGCGTCTACGAGCTTCCGGTGACCTGGTAG
- a CDS encoding amidohydrolase family protein yields MSSATALYPPEGFGAPKDRRGHASPDGLAGLPQGTEIFSADNHISVADDIFYERFPDELKGAAPRIWYEDGAYMVGMKGKAWTGGDFGRVLMQYDDLAGAASNNIEARIRELKEDGIDKELAFPNAVLALFHYPDKSLRERVFRIYNEHIADLQERSNGHFYGVGLINWWDPKGTRSTLAELKALGLKTFLLPLNPGKDDDGNIYDYGGATLDAVWDEIEDAGLPVSHHIGETPPKTPCENNSVVVGMMVNVDSFREQFAKYLFSGILDRHPRLKIGWFEGGIAWVPTALQDGEHMLASYRHMFNHELQHDIRHYWDNHMSASFMVDPLGLRLIDDIGVDNVMWSSDYPHNESTFGYSEKSLATVVDAVGPENAAKIVSTNIQKFLGLQS; encoded by the coding sequence ATGTCCAGCGCCACTGCCCTCTACCCGCCGGAAGGATTCGGCGCTCCCAAAGACCGACGCGGCCACGCGTCGCCGGACGGACTGGCCGGATTGCCCCAGGGCACCGAGATCTTCTCGGCCGACAACCACATCTCCGTCGCCGATGACATCTTCTATGAACGTTTCCCCGACGAGTTGAAGGGCGCTGCGCCGCGCATCTGGTACGAGGACGGCGCCTATATGGTCGGGATGAAGGGCAAGGCCTGGACCGGTGGTGACTTCGGCCGGGTCCTCATGCAGTACGACGACCTCGCCGGCGCCGCGTCGAACAATATCGAGGCCCGTATCCGTGAGCTCAAGGAAGACGGTATCGACAAGGAACTGGCATTCCCCAACGCCGTGCTCGCGCTCTTCCACTACCCGGATAAATCGCTGCGCGAGCGGGTATTCCGGATCTACAACGAGCACATCGCCGATCTGCAGGAGCGCTCCAACGGACACTTCTACGGTGTCGGGCTGATCAACTGGTGGGACCCCAAGGGCACGAGAAGCACACTGGCCGAGTTGAAGGCTCTCGGACTCAAGACGTTTCTGCTGCCGCTGAATCCCGGCAAGGACGACGACGGCAATATCTACGATTACGGCGGCGCGACACTGGACGCGGTGTGGGACGAGATCGAGGACGCCGGCCTGCCGGTCAGCCACCACATCGGCGAGACCCCGCCCAAAACCCCGTGTGAGAACAACAGTGTCGTCGTGGGCATGATGGTCAACGTCGACTCGTTCCGGGAACAGTTCGCCAAGTACCTGTTCTCCGGCATCCTCGACCGCCACCCGAGGCTCAAGATCGGATGGTTCGAAGGTGGAATCGCTTGGGTGCCGACGGCGCTGCAGGACGGCGAGCACATGCTCGCTTCCTACCGTCACATGTTCAACCACGAACTGCAGCATGATATCCGGCACTACTGGGACAACCACATGAGCGCATCATTCATGGTGGATCCGCTGGGCCTGCGGCTGATCGACGATATCGGCGTGGACAACGTGATGTGGTCCAGCGACTACCCGCACAACGAGTCCACGTTCGGGTATTCCGAGAAGTCGCTGGCGACCGTCGTGGATGCGGTCGGCCCGGAGAACGCCGCCAAGATCGTGTCGACGAACATCCAGAAGTTCCTCGGTCTGCAGTCATGA
- a CDS encoding TetR/AcrR family transcriptional regulator — MTAARPLRTDRASTTREAILTAAERLYAEHGVFAVSNRQVSEAAGQGNNAAVGYHFGTKTDLVRAIEQRHREPIEELRQRLVADTDEHTDLRGWVTCLVRPLTDHLDALGNPTWYARFAAQAMADPAYHGIVVKDALSSASLVQVIDGINRCLPELPVIVRYERNIMARNLLMHSCADRERALTAGGTAVGRSWRAAGAGLIDAIVGLWLAPVTGDAA, encoded by the coding sequence ATGACGGCTGCCAGACCCCTGCGGACCGACCGGGCGAGCACGACTCGCGAGGCAATCTTGACCGCGGCCGAACGGCTCTACGCCGAACATGGCGTCTTCGCGGTATCGAACCGTCAGGTCAGTGAGGCTGCCGGACAGGGGAACAACGCCGCCGTGGGTTATCACTTCGGCACCAAGACCGACCTGGTGCGTGCCATCGAGCAACGGCACCGGGAGCCGATCGAGGAATTGCGACAGCGACTCGTCGCCGATACCGACGAGCACACCGACTTGCGGGGGTGGGTGACGTGTCTGGTGCGCCCGCTGACCGACCACCTCGACGCGCTGGGCAACCCCACCTGGTACGCGCGATTCGCCGCGCAGGCGATGGCCGATCCCGCCTACCACGGGATCGTGGTCAAGGACGCGTTGAGCTCGGCCTCGCTGGTGCAGGTCATCGACGGTATCAACCGGTGCCTGCCCGAGCTGCCCGTCATCGTGCGCTACGAACGAAACATCATGGCCCGCAACCTCTTGATGCACAGCTGCGCCGACCGTGAACGTGCGCTGACCGCGGGTGGCACCGCTGTGGGACGGTCCTGGCGTGCGGCCGGAGCCGGGCTGATCGACGCGATCGTCGGACTCTGGTTGGCACCGGTGACGGGGGACGCCGCGTGA
- a CDS encoding alpha/beta fold hydrolase, whose product MSFERRTIHVDGLTTSYLEAGTGEPVVLLHGGEFGGGAEIAWENTIGSLAEHYRVLAPDMLGFGESAKVVDFTDGRGMRIRHIARFCEVLGVSSAHFVGNSMGAINLLVDTTSEHPMLPVRSLVAICGGGDIQRNEHVAALYDYDATFDAMRAIVAALFAGPGYPADDAYVQRRYEFSIAPGAWESLAAARFRRPGLEAPPTPSSARAYDRISVPVLIIEGAADKLLPLGWSADIAGRIRGARSAVVADAGHCPHIESPDAVNELLLDFLKGVS is encoded by the coding sequence ATGAGCTTCGAGCGCAGGACCATCCACGTCGACGGGCTGACAACCAGCTACCTGGAAGCCGGCACCGGCGAGCCGGTGGTGCTGCTGCACGGCGGTGAGTTCGGCGGTGGCGCCGAGATCGCCTGGGAGAACACCATCGGCTCGCTCGCCGAGCACTACCGGGTGCTCGCGCCGGACATGCTGGGATTCGGCGAGTCCGCGAAGGTCGTCGACTTCACCGACGGGCGCGGTATGCGGATCCGGCACATCGCCCGGTTCTGTGAGGTGCTGGGTGTGAGTTCGGCCCACTTCGTCGGCAACTCGATGGGGGCGATCAACCTGCTGGTGGATACCACCTCCGAACATCCGATGCTGCCGGTGCGGTCACTGGTGGCCATCTGTGGCGGCGGGGACATCCAGCGCAACGAGCACGTCGCCGCGCTGTACGACTACGACGCCACCTTCGACGCCATGCGTGCCATCGTGGCCGCCCTGTTCGCCGGCCCGGGCTACCCGGCCGACGATGCCTACGTGCAACGACGATACGAGTTCAGCATCGCGCCCGGGGCGTGGGAGTCGTTGGCGGCGGCGCGGTTCCGCCGGCCCGGCCTGGAGGCCCCGCCGACCCCATCCAGTGCGCGGGCCTACGACAGGATTTCGGTGCCGGTCTTGATCATCGAGGGCGCCGCCGACAAGCTACTGCCCCTGGGGTGGTCCGCCGACATCGCCGGCCGGATCCGGGGCGCGCGCTCGGCGGTGGTCGCGGACGCCGGCCACTGCCCGCACATCGAGTCGCCGGACGCCGTCAACGAACTGCTGTTGGACTTCCTGAAAGGTGTTTCATGA
- a CDS encoding coniferyl-alcohol dehydrogenase gives MSAQRWRYDGRRVVVTGCASGIGAHLSAQLADLGAHVTGLDLRRPDRPPAAFVEVDFADGASIDAAVAAIDGPVHALFNVAGVSSGIGNPLLVVTVNFLGMRHFTEALLPQMPAGSAIANVSSLAAANYLANRSVTAGLLATHSMSEGISWCAGHPEALADGGYRLSKEAIILYGMTRALDLGERGIRINCTGPGVTETPILDQLKSAYGQNYLDAFPTLLGHVCGPDEQASVLAFLNSPAASYISGQVIWVDGGSVANRIAEELLSAQAAREGTD, from the coding sequence ATGTCGGCGCAGCGGTGGCGCTACGACGGGCGCCGAGTGGTGGTGACGGGGTGCGCGTCGGGGATCGGTGCGCATCTCAGCGCCCAGCTGGCCGACCTCGGTGCGCATGTCACCGGGCTCGATCTGCGCAGGCCCGATCGGCCTCCGGCGGCGTTCGTCGAGGTGGACTTCGCGGACGGCGCGTCGATCGACGCCGCGGTGGCCGCCATCGACGGTCCGGTGCACGCGCTGTTCAACGTGGCCGGGGTGTCCTCGGGAATCGGCAACCCACTGCTGGTGGTGACCGTCAACTTCCTCGGCATGCGGCACTTCACCGAGGCGTTGTTGCCGCAGATGCCTGCCGGGTCAGCGATCGCCAATGTGTCCTCGTTGGCGGCAGCCAACTACCTTGCCAACAGGTCTGTCACCGCCGGATTGTTGGCGACACACTCCATGTCGGAGGGCATCTCGTGGTGTGCGGGCCATCCGGAGGCGCTCGCCGACGGCGGCTACCGGTTGTCCAAGGAGGCCATCATTCTCTACGGCATGACCCGTGCGCTGGACCTTGGCGAGCGGGGCATCCGGATCAACTGCACCGGTCCGGGCGTCACCGAGACACCCATTCTGGACCAGTTGAAGTCGGCCTACGGCCAGAATTATCTCGACGCGTTCCCGACGCTGCTGGGCCATGTGTGCGGGCCCGATGAGCAGGCGTCGGTGCTGGCCTTCCTGAACAGCCCAGCGGCAAGCTACATTTCGGGACAGGTGATTTGGGTGGATGGCGGCAGCGTCGCGAACCGGATCGCGGAGGAACTGCTGTCGGCGCAGGCGGCACGGGAAGGAACCGACTAG
- a CDS encoding M24 family metallopeptidase, whose translation MGTEIEADGRALRLSRRARAIAQMEAHDLDILVLGRQANVRYISGAPQLWVVGTRPFGPICSYVRATGEIHLNSTWDEGIPEEIPHENLYGFAWNPMTLVGIMAKMKGADTARRVGTDALTPMFAKLLPMVFPQAELVDAEPAMRAARRVKTSEEIAALRRALTVAEEALAKGAAELTPGTTEQHLAGVILEAEAAGGVSTPATQDAAWVTSKDHPWRRERGDGTVRAGDLVALSAGVLADGYVAEVARTFYIGEPTDAVRSLYRRRDHLWDRLIDACRPGNPASALLDAYAQAGEPLPAMPVAHGLGLGFDPPVVSPALRATAERDVLADGNVLAVTGYVWEPGVGAVFTRDAVVIGADGPTVLTQTSKGAW comes from the coding sequence ATGGGAACTGAGATCGAGGCCGACGGCCGGGCGCTGCGACTCAGCCGCCGTGCGCGCGCCATCGCGCAGATGGAGGCGCACGACCTGGACATCCTGGTGCTGGGGCGGCAGGCCAATGTGCGCTACATCTCCGGTGCGCCACAGCTCTGGGTGGTGGGAACCCGGCCGTTCGGGCCCATCTGCTCGTATGTGCGGGCCACCGGGGAGATCCACCTGAACAGCACCTGGGATGAGGGCATCCCCGAGGAGATCCCGCACGAGAACCTCTACGGGTTCGCCTGGAACCCGATGACCCTGGTCGGCATCATGGCGAAGATGAAGGGTGCCGACACCGCGCGACGGGTCGGAACCGATGCGCTGACACCCATGTTCGCCAAACTGCTGCCGATGGTGTTCCCTCAAGCCGAACTCGTCGATGCCGAGCCCGCCATGCGGGCCGCCCGGCGGGTCAAGACCTCCGAGGAGATCGCCGCGCTGCGGCGGGCACTGACCGTCGCCGAGGAGGCCCTGGCCAAGGGGGCCGCCGAGCTGACGCCCGGCACGACCGAACAGCACCTTGCCGGGGTGATCCTGGAGGCCGAGGCGGCCGGCGGGGTCAGTACCCCCGCCACCCAGGACGCCGCGTGGGTGACCTCCAAGGATCACCCGTGGCGGCGCGAGCGCGGCGACGGCACCGTTCGCGCGGGCGATCTGGTGGCGCTGTCGGCCGGGGTGCTCGCCGACGGGTATGTCGCGGAGGTGGCGCGCACGTTCTACATCGGCGAACCGACCGATGCGGTCCGGTCGTTGTACCGACGCCGAGACCACCTGTGGGACAGGTTGATCGACGCCTGCCGGCCCGGAAACCCGGCCAGCGCCCTGCTCGATGCCTACGCACAGGCGGGTGAGCCGCTGCCGGCGATGCCGGTGGCGCACGGCCTCGGCCTCGGATTCGACCCGCCGGTGGTGTCACCGGCGCTGCGTGCCACGGCCGAACGCGACGTGCTGGCCGACGGCAACGTGCTGGCGGTGACCGGCTATGTCTGGGAACCCGGCGTCGGCGCGGTGTTCACCCGCGACGCCGTGGTGATCGGCGCGGACGGACCCACGGTGCTGACCCAGACGAGCAAAGGAGCGTGGTGA
- a CDS encoding SDR family NAD(P)-dependent oxidoreductase, producing MSDELAGKVAVITGGASGLGEGLVRRFAAEGAQVVFGDVDAERGKAVAEELGSAARFLPCDVTDLSQITALVGTAVGEFGGLHAMVNNAGISGTMHRRFLDDDLADFDAVLRINLRAVMAGTRDAGRHMAENGGGSILNLTSIGGIQAGAGVQTYRASKAAVIQFTKSVAIELAHHEIRVNAIAPGNIRTSIVRKSAAGEDRERLEAFEAKIRTQMRDDRPLKREGTVDDVAEAALYFATDRSRYVTGTVLPVDGGTVAGKVIVRRS from the coding sequence ATGAGCGACGAATTGGCCGGCAAGGTCGCCGTCATCACCGGAGGGGCATCCGGGCTCGGTGAAGGTCTGGTGCGGCGGTTCGCTGCCGAGGGGGCACAGGTCGTCTTCGGTGACGTGGACGCCGAACGCGGCAAGGCGGTGGCCGAAGAACTGGGCTCCGCGGCACGGTTTCTCCCCTGCGATGTGACCGATCTGAGCCAGATCACCGCGCTGGTGGGCACCGCGGTCGGCGAGTTCGGCGGTCTGCACGCGATGGTGAACAATGCGGGCATCTCGGGCACCATGCACCGACGCTTCCTCGACGATGACCTGGCCGACTTCGACGCGGTGCTGCGGATCAACCTGCGCGCGGTGATGGCAGGAACCCGAGATGCCGGCCGCCACATGGCCGAGAACGGCGGCGGATCGATCCTCAACCTCACCTCGATCGGCGGTATCCAGGCCGGTGCGGGAGTGCAGACCTATCGTGCGTCCAAGGCGGCCGTCATCCAGTTCACCAAGTCCGTCGCGATCGAGTTGGCTCACCACGAGATCCGGGTGAACGCGATCGCGCCGGGCAACATCCGCACGTCGATCGTGCGCAAGAGTGCGGCCGGTGAGGATCGCGAACGGCTCGAGGCGTTCGAGGCCAAGATCCGCACGCAGATGCGTGATGACCGGCCACTCAAACGCGAGGGCACGGTCGATGACGTCGCCGAGGCGGCACTGTACTTCGCTACCGACAGGTCACGTTATGTCACCGGAACCGTGCTTCCGGTCGACGGCGGCACGGTGGCCGGGAAGGTCATCGTCCGCAGGTCGTGA